One genomic window of Nitrosomonas sp. Is35 includes the following:
- a CDS encoding DUF692 domain-containing protein encodes MSSQHYPVHGAGLGLRRAMLSSLADQTAQPVDFWEVAPENWINVGGRYGKTFRELTEKFPFICHGLSLSIGGPAPLDEAFLQRLKRFLREHRIRSYSEHLSYCSDDGHLYDLLPIPFTGEAVRYVTDRIRRVQDILEQRIAIENVSYYAAPGKAMEEIDFLTAVLQEADCDLLLDVNNIYVNSINHRYDAETFLQQLPAARIRYVHVAGHYREAEDLIVDTHGADVIDPVWQLLEKTYQHFGVIPTLLERDFNLPPLAELLQEVEIIHALQSKWQDQTGEHAQHG; translated from the coding sequence ATGAGCAGCCAGCATTATCCTGTTCATGGCGCCGGTTTGGGTCTGCGGCGCGCGATGCTCAGTTCGCTGGCAGATCAAACCGCCCAGCCGGTCGATTTCTGGGAGGTGGCTCCGGAAAATTGGATCAATGTCGGAGGGCGTTACGGCAAAACGTTTCGCGAGCTAACTGAAAAGTTTCCATTCATTTGTCATGGACTGTCGCTCTCAATCGGCGGACCGGCGCCACTGGACGAAGCTTTTCTGCAACGACTGAAACGTTTTCTGCGCGAGCACCGCATCCGCTCTTACAGTGAGCATCTGAGTTATTGCAGTGACGACGGACATTTATACGATCTGTTGCCAATTCCGTTTACCGGAGAAGCCGTACGCTATGTGACGGATCGCATCCGGCGGGTACAGGATATTCTGGAACAACGCATCGCCATCGAGAACGTTTCGTACTATGCCGCGCCGGGAAAAGCGATGGAAGAGATTGATTTTCTCACTGCGGTATTGCAGGAAGCGGATTGCGATTTGCTGCTGGACGTGAATAATATTTATGTGAACAGCATCAATCATCGCTATGATGCCGAGACATTCCTGCAACAACTGCCCGCAGCACGCATTCGCTATGTACACGTTGCTGGACACTACCGGGAAGCCGAGGATCTGATCGTGGATACGCATGGCGCGGATGTGATCGATCCGGTCTGGCAATTACTCGAAAAAACATATCAGCATTTTGGCGTTATTCCGACCTTGCTGGAGCGTGATTTCAATCTTCCACCACTGGCGGAGCTGCTGCAAGAAGTGGAAATCATTCACGCGCTGCAATCCAAATGGCAGGATCAAACTGGTGAGCACGCACAACACGGCTGA
- the murJ gene encoding murein biosynthesis integral membrane protein MurJ, which yields MNLLKALAAVSSMTFISRILGFVRDIIIARIFGAGMETDAFFVAFRIPNLLRRIFGEGAFSQAFVPILAEYKNNRTAKETHDFIDHITMILGITLFVVTVIGIIAAPLIIYVSAPGFSTDQDKFNLTVTLLQITFPYILFIALVALAGSILNTFGKFNIPALTPALLNLSFIACALWLTPLIDPPILALAWAVFIGGILQLAFQIPFLLRLKLMPRIRFKNPDTGAWRVLKLMGPAIFGVSVSQISLLINTIFASLLVTGSVSWLYYADRLMEFPAGLLGVALGTILLPSLARHYTSNSREEYSRLLDWGLRMTILLTLPAALAFALLATPLITTLFHHGAFTDHDVWMTREALIAYSVGLLGLILVKVLAPAFYARQNIKTPVKIAIITLTATQLMNLAFIGTLQHAGLALAIGLGACLNAGLLFYQLRKQEIFQPQPGWLIFCVKILLALAAMGVVLWFAAGSDASWLTDSTLTRAGRLSWVVAAGASSYFAALWLLGFRLKDFTQRQTL from the coding sequence TTGAATCTTCTTAAAGCACTCGCTGCGGTCAGCAGCATGACTTTCATCTCGCGCATTCTCGGTTTTGTGCGCGATATCATCATCGCACGGATTTTTGGCGCGGGCATGGAAACGGATGCTTTCTTTGTCGCATTCCGCATTCCAAACCTGCTGCGGCGGATTTTCGGAGAGGGGGCCTTTTCGCAAGCATTCGTTCCCATTCTCGCCGAGTACAAGAACAATCGCACAGCTAAAGAAACGCACGATTTCATCGATCACATCACGATGATCCTGGGCATCACGCTGTTCGTGGTCACTGTTATCGGTATTATCGCTGCGCCGCTGATAATCTACGTCAGCGCACCGGGATTCTCCACCGATCAGGACAAATTCAATTTGACCGTGACGCTGCTGCAAATCACATTTCCCTACATATTATTTATAGCGTTGGTCGCTTTGGCGGGAAGCATACTCAACACATTCGGGAAATTTAACATTCCCGCGCTGACCCCCGCATTATTGAATCTGTCCTTTATTGCTTGCGCGCTATGGCTTACCCCCTTGATTGATCCGCCCATTCTGGCACTGGCTTGGGCGGTTTTTATCGGTGGCATATTGCAACTGGCTTTCCAGATTCCTTTCCTCTTACGGCTCAAATTAATGCCGCGGATCCGTTTTAAAAATCCGGACACCGGCGCCTGGCGCGTGCTCAAATTGATGGGGCCCGCTATTTTCGGTGTATCGGTGAGTCAAATCAGTCTGCTGATCAACACCATTTTTGCTTCATTGCTGGTAACCGGCAGCGTATCGTGGCTTTATTATGCCGACAGGCTCATGGAGTTTCCCGCAGGCCTGCTCGGCGTCGCGCTGGGCACCATCCTGCTGCCATCGCTGGCACGGCATTACACCAGCAACAGCCGCGAAGAATACTCCCGCTTGCTGGATTGGGGATTACGCATGACCATCTTGCTGACCTTACCGGCAGCGCTGGCGTTTGCATTGCTGGCCACCCCCTTGATCACCACGCTTTTTCATCATGGCGCATTCACGGATCATGATGTCTGGATGACACGCGAGGCGTTGATCGCCTACAGCGTAGGATTGCTCGGATTAATCCTGGTGAAAGTGCTCGCACCGGCATTCTACGCGCGCCAGAACATCAAAACGCCGGTAAAAATCGCCATCATCACGTTAACTGCAACGCAACTGATGAACCTCGCCTTCATCGGCACACTCCAGCATGCCGGACTGGCGCTGGCCATCGGCTTGGGCGCATGCCTCAATGCCGGATTGCTGTTTTACCAATTGCGCAAGCAGGAAATCTTCCAACCGCAACCCGGCTGGCTCATCTTCTGTGTAAAAATTTTGCTGGCATTGGCGGCAATGGGCGTTGTGTTATGGTTTGCAGCAGGAAGCGATGCCTCGTGGCTGACCGACTCGACACTGACACGTGCCGGGCGGTTAAGCTGGGTAGTCGCAGCCGGTGCAAGCAGCTATTTTGCCGCACTCTGGCTGCTCGGATTCCGCCTGAAAGACTTCACCCAGCGGCAGACGTTGTAA
- a CDS encoding Crp/Fnr family transcriptional regulator produces MLRNHCSPQYNHLLNSLTPEEYERISPYLELVEMPLGNVLYESGEKLHYVYFPIDCIISLLYVMENGSSAEIAVVGFEGAIGIAHFMGGKTMPNRAVVQSAGYSYRIRPNHFMQEFDRHGAMLHIMLKYTQAIITQMAQTAVCNRHHSVDQQLCRWLLLSLDRLSTNELVMTQELIANMLGVRREGVTEAAGKLQQAGLIQYSRGHITVLDRQGLEERVCECYQVVKKEFERLLPATKRQGAPLAGISLARHLEIRAANRHSVS; encoded by the coding sequence ATGCTTCGAAACCATTGCAGTCCCCAATATAACCATCTCCTCAATTCACTAACACCAGAGGAATACGAGCGTATTTCTCCTTATCTGGAATTAGTTGAAATGCCATTGGGCAATGTGCTTTATGAATCCGGCGAGAAACTGCATTATGTCTATTTCCCAATTGACTGCATCATATCGCTGCTGTATGTGATGGAGAATGGCTCATCAGCAGAGATTGCTGTGGTCGGCTTTGAAGGGGCCATCGGCATCGCTCACTTCATGGGCGGAAAAACCATGCCTAATCGTGCGGTGGTGCAAAGTGCAGGGTATTCCTACCGGATACGGCCCAATCATTTTATGCAGGAATTTGACCGGCATGGTGCGATGCTTCATATCATGCTGAAATATACGCAGGCGATCATCACTCAAATGGCACAAACGGCCGTTTGCAACCGCCATCATTCGGTCGATCAACAGCTTTGCCGCTGGTTGTTGCTCAGCCTGGATCGTCTGTCTACCAATGAGCTGGTCATGACTCAGGAATTGATCGCCAATATGCTGGGCGTGCGCCGCGAGGGCGTCACAGAAGCTGCTGGAAAATTGCAACAGGCAGGATTGATTCAATACAGTCGAGGCCATATCACCGTGCTAGACCGGCAAGGACTGGAGGAGCGGGTCTGCGAATGTTACCAAGTGGTTAAAAAGGAATTCGAGCGCCTATTGCCAGCAACCAAACGGCAGGGAGCACCGTTAGCTGGTATTTCCTTGGCGCGTCACCTTGAAATTCGCGCAGCAAACAGACATTCTGTTTCTTAG
- a CDS encoding integrase core domain-containing protein encodes MNIHKRTRLTLLDRQEIWRLYQTRLWKVAHLAERFHVSRPTIYDVLKRARLQEFTPRDSTNQRFKTLQYGLKRLAKVEQAIQERLKREAKRYNKSYPGELVHFDTKRLSLLKGQSANEPREYLFVAIDDFSRELYADIFPDKTQHSAARFLIDTVIAQCPYQIDCAYSDNGKEFKGTDGHAFGKACTQHGIGQKFTRINRPQTNGKAERVIRTLMDMWHSQISFKDCADRRILLSRFINFYNTVKPHKSLNNATPYEILHAYFNQPLCKQP; translated from the coding sequence ATGAACATACACAAACGCACCCGATTAACTTTATTAGATCGTCAGGAAATCTGGCGGCTTTATCAAACCCGGCTGTGGAAGGTGGCGCATTTGGCGGAACGCTTTCATGTCAGCCGGCCAACGATTTATGATGTACTGAAACGCGCGAGACTGCAGGAATTTACGCCGCGTGACAGCACCAATCAGCGGTTCAAGACGTTGCAATACGGTCTTAAGCGCCTGGCTAAGGTCGAACAAGCCATCCAGGAACGGCTCAAGCGTGAAGCCAAACGCTATAACAAGTCTTACCCAGGTGAGCTTGTTCACTTTGATACCAAGCGGCTTTCCTTGTTGAAAGGGCAATCCGCCAATGAACCTCGCGAGTACCTGTTTGTGGCCATCGATGATTTTTCCAGGGAGCTGTATGCCGATATTTTTCCCGATAAAACTCAACACAGCGCAGCTCGCTTTCTCATAGACACTGTCATTGCCCAATGTCCGTATCAGATCGACTGCGCTTATTCCGATAACGGCAAGGAATTTAAAGGAACTGACGGCCATGCTTTCGGCAAAGCTTGCACACAACACGGTATCGGACAGAAGTTTACCCGCATCAATCGTCCGCAAACCAATGGCAAAGCCGAACGAGTCATCCGCACCCTGATGGATATGTGGCACAGCCAGATTTCCTTTAAAGACTGCGCCGATCGGCGCATTCTGCTTTCCCGTTTCATTAACTTCTACAATACCGTCAAACCTCATAAGAGTTTGAATAATGCTACCCCTTATGAAATACTTCACGCTTATTTCAATCAACCTCTCTGTAAACAACCCTGA
- a CDS encoding DUF1328 domain-containing protein yields MISWAVTFLIIAIIAGVLGFSGIAGTATQIAWIAFVVGIIMAIFFFLTGRGSPPS; encoded by the coding sequence ATGATTAGCTGGGCAGTTACATTCCTCATCATTGCGATTATTGCAGGTGTTCTGGGTTTTTCAGGTATTGCGGGTACGGCAACCCAAATAGCCTGGATTGCATTTGTGGTCGGCATTATTATGGCCATCTTTTTCTTTTTAACGGGAAGAGGATCGCCTCCATCCTGA
- a CDS encoding NAD-dependent epimerase/dehydratase family protein has product MTGGAGFLGSHLVTQLLDANESVRVLERPGASVSHLPLDRIELVSADIRDEPSIRKATRNCDYVYHLAADPNLWCRDRREFDKINHLGTVHVMRAALDSGAKRILYTSTESILSSHNVEERFVEKLRLKASDMVGPYCLSKFHAEKEVFRLVREEGAPIIVVSPTLPIGPGDRLQTPPTRLSLAFCRGELPGYLECNFNLIDARDVATGMILAMKKGRPGIRYLLGAENIRLSDWLSILSEETKQPLPRWKVPYALALLVAWFSEKWADHVSGTIPMATLTGVRLTRRHMFFDSTASAKELGLHPRPIREAARDAIAWYRLQGWL; this is encoded by the coding sequence GTGACAGGCGGCGCTGGCTTCCTGGGTTCGCATCTGGTGACACAATTACTGGATGCGAATGAGTCCGTTCGCGTATTGGAGCGTCCGGGAGCCTCCGTCAGTCATCTGCCGCTGGATCGAATTGAGCTGGTCAGTGCTGACATTCGTGATGAGCCCTCCATCCGTAAGGCCACGCGTAATTGCGATTATGTTTATCATCTCGCTGCCGATCCTAATCTTTGGTGCCGTGACCGCAGGGAATTTGACAAGATAAACCATCTCGGCACTGTCCATGTCATGCGCGCCGCGCTTGACAGCGGGGCTAAACGAATCCTGTATACCAGTACGGAGAGCATCCTGTCGTCGCATAATGTGGAGGAGCGCTTCGTTGAGAAACTTCGCCTCAAGGCCAGTGATATGGTGGGTCCTTATTGCCTTAGCAAGTTTCACGCAGAGAAAGAGGTTTTTCGTCTGGTCAGGGAAGAAGGCGCTCCCATTATCGTCGTCAGTCCTACGTTGCCCATAGGCCCGGGAGACCGCTTACAGACACCGCCCACTCGCTTATCGCTGGCTTTTTGCCGAGGTGAACTGCCGGGTTACTTGGAATGCAATTTCAATCTGATCGATGCGAGAGATGTGGCGACAGGCATGATCCTGGCCATGAAGAAAGGGAGACCAGGGATTCGCTATCTACTGGGCGCGGAAAATATCCGGCTTTCGGACTGGTTAAGTATTTTGAGCGAAGAAACGAAACAACCTCTGCCGCGCTGGAAAGTTCCTTATGCACTGGCCTTGCTGGTGGCATGGTTCAGTGAAAAGTGGGCGGATCATGTCAGTGGAACAATTCCGATGGCCACCCTAACCGGGGTGCGCCTGACCCGCCGTCATATGTTTTTTGATTCTACCGCCAGCGCAAAGGAACTTGGATTGCATCCTCGTCCGATACGTGAGGCTGCGCGAGATGCCATCGCCTGGTATCGATTGCAGGGCTGGCTCTAA
- a CDS encoding ketopantoate reductase family protein, translating to MPQFLNKPIHILGIGGIGTALGWALARDGYSVILIDNHPGKVAEGRKKGISVVGLKTRWIPIVDFADWVPPDEGFILLCTKTYDNPAILSRLPDDAFLVPIQNGFDPELERRGHACEGIASFVSECERDRPITRITRPGKLHIGARRSTTAGEQVEITSLAMALGKNILFPVELVPDIRPYKATKLMYNAAISPLAAMAGVDNGELLTDALAKKLFFALLLENYAILQQAKIPLARIGPFHPDTVSMILRTPWLPALMAMFFRPSLRGTYCSMAPDIHAENARTEIDAYTGHLIRLAGEFPCALNRATFARMEKITSEGLKPQYQHLRDLAAQLPAGVLS from the coding sequence ATGCCTCAATTTCTCAACAAACCGATTCATATCTTAGGCATAGGCGGTATTGGCACAGCACTTGGATGGGCTCTGGCTCGTGACGGATATTCCGTGATCCTGATTGACAATCATCCCGGTAAAGTCGCAGAAGGTAGAAAGAAGGGTATATCGGTGGTTGGACTGAAAACCCGTTGGATACCCATCGTGGATTTTGCTGACTGGGTGCCGCCGGATGAAGGTTTTATTCTGCTGTGCACGAAAACGTATGATAATCCCGCGATACTTTCCCGTTTGCCGGATGATGCCTTCCTAGTGCCGATTCAGAATGGCTTTGATCCGGAATTGGAGCGGCGCGGCCATGCGTGCGAAGGCATTGCTTCTTTTGTATCGGAATGCGAACGCGATCGCCCCATCACCCGAATCACGCGACCCGGAAAACTGCATATCGGAGCGCGCCGGTCGACCACTGCCGGTGAGCAGGTTGAAATAACGTCACTGGCAATGGCGCTGGGCAAAAACATATTATTTCCCGTCGAACTTGTTCCGGATATCCGGCCTTATAAAGCAACCAAGCTGATGTACAACGCTGCCATCTCGCCGCTGGCGGCGATGGCTGGCGTGGATAACGGGGAATTATTGACCGACGCGCTGGCAAAGAAGCTTTTCTTTGCCTTGCTGCTTGAAAATTACGCCATTCTGCAACAGGCAAAAATTCCTCTGGCGCGTATCGGACCGTTTCATCCCGATACGGTGTCAATGATCCTGCGCACGCCTTGGTTACCGGCACTCATGGCGATGTTTTTCCGTCCATCGTTACGCGGGACGTATTGCTCAATGGCTCCGGATATTCACGCCGAAAATGCGCGCACAGAAATCGACGCCTACACCGGTCATCTTATCCGGCTTGCCGGAGAGTTTCCTTGTGCTTTGAATCGCGCGACGTTTGCGCGCATGGAAAAGATAACCTCTGAAGGTCTGAAGCCTCAATATCAGCATTTGCGGGATTTGGCTGCGCAGTTGCCAGCGGGAGTTCTATCTTGA
- a CDS encoding PAS domain-containing protein: MKKKWDGIERRELLRAEAEAMVESFSGSANAANPTEILVHELLVHKVELETQNEELRRAHAAMEEARDRYVDFYEFAPISYITINRNGLINTINLTGSVLLAAERAKLINHRFSAFVADSDRDHWHRQFMNMMEHEYSEPQKFRLEMVRTNGSKFDGHLDCLRKVTVDEPPVLRVALTDITQQKKPD; the protein is encoded by the coding sequence ATGAAAAAAAAGTGGGATGGTATTGAACGGCGCGAACTGTTGAGAGCAGAGGCCGAGGCTATGGTGGAAAGTTTCTCGGGAAGTGCTAATGCAGCCAATCCTACCGAAATACTGGTGCACGAGCTTTTGGTGCATAAAGTTGAGCTGGAAACGCAAAATGAAGAGTTGCGAAGAGCGCATGCCGCAATGGAAGAAGCGCGCGATCGCTATGTGGATTTCTATGAGTTTGCTCCGATCAGCTACATCACCATCAACCGGAACGGCTTGATTAACACAATTAATCTGACGGGCTCTGTGTTGTTGGCTGCCGAGCGCGCAAAACTGATCAATCATCGTTTCTCGGCATTTGTCGCCGACAGCGATAGAGATCATTGGCATCGTCAGTTCATGAATATGATGGAGCATGAGTATTCTGAGCCACAAAAATTTCGTCTGGAGATGGTGCGTACCAATGGATCGAAGTTTGATGGCCATCTCGACTGCCTGCGCAAAGTGACAGTAGATGAACCCCCGGTGCTGCGAGTTGCTCTGACCGATATCACGCAACAAAAAAAACCGGATTGA
- a CDS encoding chemotaxis protein CheB: MTSENTAVTFPIVGIGASAGGLEALEQFFRYVPASSGMAFVLVQHLDPSHTSLLTEILQRVTAMPVTEASDEILVEPNHVYVIPPNRDMTIFHRKLQLSLPDEPRGQRLPIDAFLQSLAEDQRENAIGIILSGTGSDGTRGLRAILGAGGVTLVQEPTTAKYNGMPSSAIQAGCATHVLPVDKMPEALQLGVRPLNEHDQTFHDPKRAGGMSHILMQLRAKTGHDFSLYKKSTITRRIERRMLHHAIADTDVYARFLRENPAEVTALFKELLINVTSFFRAADAFGVLREEILSKLCKDKSEQSTFRAWVAGCATGEEAYSIAILLKEWMEENHREFKVQIYSTDLDDEAIAIARAGIYPSNITQEITPERLRRFFTKDDTGYRIKKEIREMVVFAIQNVLKDPPFTKLDLLSCRNLLIYLGSELQNQLIPTFHYALRPGGVLFLSPSESIGNHTELFFPINRKWKFYRAIHSIASSRAVMTNVLTWTTGVAGKAPEEIMMKPKETNFAELTRRVLLQCFSPASVVTDLNGDILYVHGETGKYLRPAPGQASLNVIEMAREGLELELRAAIRAAANEGTPTLNKAVQIKTNDGVTTVELSVRSLASYDSHQSLLLVSFQETASPKNVKPRSKRGAKPAELGRIEELERDLAYLKENYQATLEEQQASNEELKSTNEEMQSTNEELQSTNEELETSKEELQSVNEELITVNSELQAKIEQLAGMQNDMKNLLDNTHIGTVFLDEKLIIRRFTRDATMIYRLVPTDVGRPLSDIKSNIAGEALLTQAHTVLETLIPFEQEVQTDNGIWYLVRIQPYRTLDNVIDGVVLTFTDISKRVQAETDMRLTRDLAESVVDTIDKPLLVMDGGLKVISANRVFFQYFQVTAADTIERKIYDLGNGQWNIPALRELLEIILPRDQAFEGFIVEHDFPVIGHQKIRLNARRIVGKSSELSLILLMIESAGDQPPFSEIKETSA; encoded by the coding sequence ATGACCTCTGAAAACACAGCAGTTACTTTTCCTATTGTGGGCATTGGGGCTTCAGCCGGTGGTTTGGAAGCCTTGGAACAATTCTTCCGCTATGTTCCCGCCAGCAGTGGTATGGCTTTTGTGCTGGTGCAGCATCTTGATCCCAGCCATACCAGTCTGCTTACTGAAATTCTCCAGCGTGTTACGGCCATGCCGGTGACCGAAGCTTCAGATGAAATATTAGTTGAACCCAATCACGTTTATGTCATTCCGCCTAATCGCGATATGACGATCTTTCACAGAAAATTGCAATTGAGCTTGCCTGATGAGCCGCGCGGACAGCGTCTGCCCATCGATGCTTTTCTGCAATCCTTGGCTGAAGATCAGCGTGAAAATGCTATCGGGATCATTCTATCCGGCACCGGATCTGACGGCACGCGGGGGTTACGCGCCATTCTCGGTGCAGGCGGCGTGACGCTGGTGCAGGAACCAACTACCGCCAAATATAACGGTATGCCATCCAGCGCCATTCAGGCAGGTTGTGCCACGCATGTGCTACCGGTCGACAAAATGCCGGAAGCGCTGCAATTGGGTGTCCGTCCGTTGAATGAGCATGATCAAACGTTCCATGACCCTAAAAGGGCCGGTGGAATGAGTCATATCCTGATGCAATTGCGCGCCAAAACCGGTCACGATTTCTCACTCTACAAAAAAAGCACCATCACCCGTAGAATTGAACGGCGTATGTTGCATCATGCGATTGCGGATACGGATGTGTATGCCCGGTTTCTCAGAGAAAATCCCGCGGAAGTAACCGCCTTATTCAAAGAGTTGCTGATCAATGTCACCAGCTTTTTTCGCGCTGCGGATGCGTTTGGCGTGCTGCGGGAAGAGATCCTGTCGAAGTTATGCAAAGACAAATCGGAGCAATCCACATTCCGCGCCTGGGTTGCAGGCTGCGCTACCGGCGAGGAAGCTTACTCTATCGCGATATTGCTCAAAGAATGGATGGAGGAAAATCATCGCGAATTTAAAGTGCAAATCTACAGCACCGATCTGGACGATGAGGCCATCGCTATCGCTCGTGCCGGTATCTATCCATCCAATATCACTCAGGAGATTACCCCGGAACGATTGCGCCGCTTCTTTACCAAAGATGATACTGGCTATCGGATAAAGAAGGAAATCCGCGAAATGGTGGTATTCGCCATTCAGAATGTACTGAAAGATCCTCCTTTCACCAAACTCGATCTGCTCAGTTGCCGCAATCTGCTGATTTATCTCGGATCGGAATTACAGAACCAATTAATTCCAACCTTCCATTACGCGCTCAGGCCCGGCGGCGTTCTGTTTCTTTCACCCTCGGAAAGCATTGGCAATCATACCGAGCTGTTTTTTCCCATCAATCGCAAATGGAAATTCTACCGGGCTATCCATTCGATCGCTTCTTCTCGCGCCGTGATGACGAACGTTTTAACCTGGACTACAGGAGTGGCTGGAAAAGCACCTGAGGAAATCATGATGAAACCGAAGGAAACCAATTTTGCTGAACTCACCCGCCGCGTGCTGCTGCAATGTTTTTCACCGGCTTCGGTAGTGACCGACCTCAATGGTGATATCCTTTATGTACATGGCGAGACCGGCAAATATTTGCGTCCGGCGCCAGGGCAGGCCAGCCTGAATGTCATTGAGATGGCTCGTGAGGGATTGGAACTGGAGCTGCGTGCGGCCATTCGCGCAGCAGCCAATGAAGGCACGCCAACCCTGAACAAGGCCGTGCAGATCAAAACGAATGATGGTGTCACAACGGTTGAGCTGAGTGTCCGATCGCTTGCGAGCTATGATAGCCATCAGAGCCTTCTGTTGGTGAGCTTCCAAGAGACCGCTAGTCCAAAAAACGTGAAGCCGCGATCCAAACGGGGTGCTAAGCCGGCAGAGCTGGGGCGCATCGAAGAATTAGAGCGTGATCTTGCCTACCTGAAAGAAAACTACCAAGCCACCTTGGAGGAACAGCAGGCCTCTAACGAAGAACTCAAGTCGACCAATGAGGAAATGCAATCGACCAATGAGGAATTGCAGTCAACCAATGAAGAACTGGAAACTTCCAAAGAGGAGCTGCAATCGGTCAATGAAGAGCTGATCACTGTCAATTCTGAACTGCAAGCCAAAATTGAGCAGCTGGCTGGCATGCAGAATGACATGAAGAATTTGCTTGATAATACGCATATTGGCACGGTATTCCTTGACGAAAAGTTGATTATTCGACGATTTACGCGTGATGCGACCATGATTTACCGGCTGGTACCTACCGACGTGGGGCGGCCTTTGAGCGATATAAAATCCAATATCGCCGGTGAAGCACTACTGACGCAAGCGCATACCGTGCTGGAAACGCTGATACCGTTCGAACAGGAAGTGCAAACCGATAACGGGATCTGGTATCTCGTGCGTATTCAACCCTATCGTACCTTGGATAATGTGATAGATGGCGTTGTGCTGACGTTCACCGATATCAGCAAGCGCGTCCAAGCAGAGACGGATATGCGATTGACGCGTGATCTGGCGGAGAGCGTCGTCGATACTATCGATAAGCCGCTATTAGTCATGGATGGGGGGTTAAAGGTTATTTCGGCCAATCGTGTTTTTTTTCAGTATTTCCAAGTAACCGCTGCTGATACAATTGAGCGGAAGATTTACGATTTGGGTAACGGTCAATGGAATATCCCAGCCTTGCGGGAACTGCTGGAGATTATTTTGCCGCGTGATCAGGCCTTTGAGGGATTTATAGTAGAACATGATTTTCCTGTGATCGGGCACCAAAAGATACGCTTGAATGCCCGCCGCATTGTCGGAAAATCCAGTGAATTATCGTTGATTCTATTGATGATTGAAAGTGCCGGCGATCAACCGCCTTTCAGTGAAATAAAGGAAACTAGCGCATGA
- a CDS encoding SRPBCC family protein has translation MFNLGSMLNLGSTEPVIGRAHTIVSCSAAELFQYIGVGLFDNYPKWSPEVKELEQITPGPVQLGTEGRQVRVDQGRRSESKFKISAFEPGQRITLVGVSDPFRCTYELQEISPAQSTKLTFSFELLEILAIMRPFEGLVRVAIKDGAGRTVQNIKRLVEAKPS, from the coding sequence ATGTTCAACTTAGGTTCCATGCTCAATCTGGGCTCTACCGAGCCGGTCATCGGACGGGCGCACACCATCGTGTCCTGCTCGGCCGCGGAGCTTTTCCAGTATATTGGCGTGGGTCTATTCGATAACTATCCGAAATGGTCTCCGGAAGTGAAAGAGCTGGAGCAAATCACGCCCGGCCCTGTCCAGCTTGGAACGGAAGGGCGGCAGGTACGCGTTGATCAGGGGCGGCGTTCGGAATCGAAGTTCAAAATTTCCGCCTTTGAGCCAGGTCAGCGCATCACATTGGTTGGCGTATCCGACCCTTTCCGCTGCACTTATGAATTACAGGAAATCAGTCCGGCGCAATCCACTAAATTGACATTTTCTTTTGAGCTGCTGGAAATTCTGGCGATTATGCGGCCTTTTGAAGGATTGGTACGGGTTGCCATCAAAGACGGCGCGGGCAGGACCGTACAAAACATCAAGCGCTTGGTTGAAGCGAAGCCATCATGA